Genomic segment of Candidatus Cloacimonadota bacterium:
GCAAACGTATGAGGATTATCCTTTCGACGATTTCGGAGTTCGTTCTTTATATGAAATCGGCAATATATACTTCGCCCAAAAAGAGTATCAAAAAGCACAATTATATTACACTCGTTTTATTTATTTTAATAGTCCGTTAAAGGTAAAAGATGAGGCATTCCTTCAAATCGAAAAATGCAATTATTATTCTGGTATATATAAAAACCCGACTGAGATTTATCTCAAATTTATAGAGAAATACCCAAGAAGTTCCTTAGTTCCCAAACTTCGGTTTGAGCTGGCTAACTATTATGTGACGATCCTTGACTATCCTACCGCGGTTAAAGAATACAATTCGATCATTGACACCTATCCTCATTGTACATGGCTCGACTCCGTTTATTACAATCTCTCTCTCGTTCATAAAACTCAGAATAACTGGGAAGAAACGGTTAATACGACAATCACACTACTCAACCGATACCCGGATTCAAAGCTGAAATCAACTACTTACGAATTGTTCATAAATGGACTTATCGCAAATCACCAGTTCCTTCAAGCAATAGATACGCTCAATTACATTATTGAAACTGCTCCTCAACATGAAAGAAATGAATACTATCAGCTCCTTGCACAGATTTACGAAGAACTCGGACTTGTAAAAGAACTTGTTTATATTTATCAAATCATGATACAGAATGAGACAGATCCTGAAAAGGCTGCACTGTTGCGTTTAAAACTTGAACTTATCAAGGCTCAAACTGGCACAGGAGAAGACACGCTTAAACCGATCGATCACAATTTGAACAGGTAGAAATAATTTGACATCAAATACGACCATCGTAGCTTTTAGCCATGCCGAAGTGGCGAAATTGGCAGACGCACTGGACTCAAAATCCAGCGAACCTTGGTTCGTGCCGGTTCGAGTCCGGCCTTCGGCACCAGATAAAAATATATAGAAGGAGTGACATATATTGTTATTTGTTAGGTAATAACATAGCTCGTGATCCTCACACGGTTATACCGCGTTTTGAGGAACTATCCCATGAAATTTTAAATATGAAAAGGAGTTTTTATCATGAAAATAAAAAATAAACTCGGCATATCGCTTCTTTTAATTGTTTTTTTTACTGTAATTTTCTCACAGTATGCTTTTGCAGGTTCAGAAGCAACATGTATTTTCTTACTTATTGAACCAGGCTCACGTCCCAACGGACTTGGTCATTCCTATGTTTCTATTGCAGAAGGCGGCTTTGCATCCTGGTGGAATCCGGGTGGTCTTGCCTTCCAAAAAGATTCTGAACTCGGTCTTATGCATTCAAACTGGTTCGGAGATGTGATCGACGATATGTATTATGAATATCTTGGCTATGCACAATATTTCGAAGGTATTGGAACTGTCGGACTCAATATTACATACATGACTTATGGAGAGCAGGAAGCATATAATGCTGCCGGTGATCCGTTGCAGAAATTCACAAGTTATGAAATCGCTGTAGGCGGATCGTATGGAACAAAATTGAGTGAGAATCTCGGTATTGGTATAAATCTGAAGGGTGTGATAAGCGGTTTAGCACCTTTGATTGAAGAACTGATGGATGCTGAAGGAACCGGTTATACATTTGTCGTTGATGTCGGGCTTCTTAAAAAGAATCTCTTTATCCCAAAACTCGATCTAGGTGTTAATATACAGAATTTTGGTCCTGATATGAGTTATGCAAACTCAGAATCAAAGCAGCCAATGCCTCTCAATCTCAAACTGGGTCTTTCTTATAGAATTTTTGATGACAAATATAATAAACTCACTGTTACAGGTGATATTAACAAGATGATGGTCAATACTGATCCGCTCTGGAAACGAATTTTTACATCCTGGGGTGATGACGGCTTTAAAAACGAACTTGATTCAATGATCGAAAATATCGGTGTTGAGTATAAGTACTATAACCTCATCTCACTCCGCGTGGGATATGTGAACGACGTTGCTGGTCATATACAGGGTTTCTCCTTTGGTGGTGGCATCAGTTATGAGTTCTCTAAAGATAAAGAACTCTACTTTGACTTTGCGCTTCAGCCTGCCGGTGAACTCACTGCGAATAACAAGACCTTCTCACTAGGTGTATCATTCTAAAATAAGCTTATTCTCTATAAACCATATTTATATTGATTCTACACGATAGAGTAGAAATAATAGTGGAACGTCACGCATGAAATTTTTAAAAACTCTCACCTATTCGGTATTGATTCTCATGATCCCGTTTATACTTCATTCAAAAACTTCTTCTTACCAGTTTAAAAAGCTCCCCGTTCAAGATATGCATAAACGACATGAGAAATTACAGAAACTTCCATATGAAGTTCAAAAAAATATATTTAATTCAGATGGTCTATCTGAAAAATTTGTCAGTCCATCAAAGGATGGTTTCGAAGATGTCAATCTCTTGATCCTTCTTATTGATTTTATCCCGGATGATGATCCAAACACAACAGGGGACGGCACATTCGATTTTGGCGAATGGGATTATTTTGAGATCAATGGGGTAAGAGATTCAGTTCAAACAATTGGTTCTCCACCTCATGACTCGACCTTTTACCATCAGACAGTTAAAGCAATGCAGTATTACTATCAGGATGCGAGCCTTGGTATTTTAAATAGTTTCAATCCCTTACAGGAGAAGAATTTCCATTTTAAGATCTTCCCGCATCAAGCAGATACTTCCTATCGCATGCCTCAACAAATGGCATATTACTGGCCTGATACTGAAGATTATGACCTGAAATCCGATCGATTAATACAGTATTTTAAAGATGCGATCACCACAGCAGACACGACAGAGTTTGAATATACTCCGGATATTATTTTTTCAGAATATAACCATATCATGATCATTCATGCCGGTTCAGATTGGCAGCATGATGTTTTCTATGATACTCCCTGTGATATCCCTTCGTGTTATTTTCATCTTAGAGATGACTCAATTGCTGTAAATGACAGCACATACTTTATAAAATCCGGAGGTAACTCTCCGGAAACTATATCTCAGGATTTCTATAAAAATAATCATTACATTTATGGGTTCGGTTCTATTAATGCGGAGCTTTTCCATGAATTCGGTCATGGTCTTGGTTTTGTAGATCTTTATGACACCTCAAACATGTATCCTGCTGTGGGATATTGGGACATCATGGACAGCGGAGGTTTCGGATCAGCAGTACTAATCGATACTCTCCAAACACCACCCGATTCTCTTGTTATCGAAGCAGTTCTGCCAACGCTGCCCTCTGCTTGGTCGCGTATTCTGATCTGGGGAGATGAATTTGAAGATGCAGGTAAATTTATTACAGTAGAAACTCCCTCAGAGATCACTGTTTCAGCAGCAGAATTCCCTAATGCTGTACATCCTCAGTTTGTAAAAATCCCTATCAATAATAAGGAATACTTTCTCATCGAAAACCGTGAAGTTGAACTTGATAATCTTGGAGCTCCTGTTATTAAAGTTGATGATATAACCGGACGCGTTCCTCTCTACCCGATGAATCCTGAAACCGAACAAAACAACCATGAGTTCGATTATTTCCTTCCCACATACGACCCTTATCTTGAAGCAGAGACGAACGGTGGACTGTGCATATGGCATGTTGATGATTATGTTATCTATGATGAACTCGTTTGGATCGATGATGACTGGTTCACACGTTTCGATGCGAATATGGTAAATGCAAATTCGACACGACGGGGAGTAAAACTGATCGAAGCAGATGGTATCGAGGACATCGGTAATCCAAGCTCCTATTTCCCCTATGGAACATGCTATGAACCCTTCTTCAAAACAAAACCTGGCACTTGGACTCCGAGTGATACAAACCGGTTCCACAATTATCAACTAGCTCCTCATACATTCCCAAACTCATTCAGTAATGAATCGATCAACTCTTTGCTTGAAATCAATGACATCGGCAATTATGCGGTCAATATGTCTTTTACGTTTCAATATCAAACATATGATGATGTTGTTTCCTATAAACCAGTAAAAAAATTCAATCCTGATCATGAACTGGTGCATTTTACAAACGATATGTTCGGATCACACATTCTTGTCACTGGCTCAGATTCACTAATAATGATCCATGACGACCTTTTTGGTGATTATTCAAGCACTCTTCGAAAACCGCTTACACAACCACTCATGCTGTTCGGGAATCAAACGAAGAAATATATCATAACATGCCAGGAAGATTCACTTTCCTTTATAGATTTTAATATCATGCATTATCCTCCAATCACGTTTTATGGTATAACACTCGATCGATGGATAACAGACTCACCTATTCAAATTTCCGATGATTTAATCATTGTTCCATCCGATTTCGGTTTGAAAAAAATATCGTTCAATGATGGATCTCCATTTGTTGTATCACAAGAAAACACGAACATTACCTCAATTGCATATGATCCAATTGCAAAAGAGTTGATCACACTAACACATGTTAACACCATAGCAGTTTTCGACACGTCATTAGCTCTTATCGATGAATATGCTCTTCCCTCCTCTGCTGGTAATTATTATCCGATAGTTGAAAGTATCATGAAGGATTTCGTTCAATTGCAAAGAATATATGTACAGGATAATACAGGTTCGGTGTATCATATTTCAGATGGCTCGTTAACAAAGATCTTTGATGCTTTGACCTATCCATTGACCAACCCATCCAACATTTCTCTTGGTGATGTGAATAATGACGGTACCCATGATATCGTTTTCACCGATGAGCACAGGATTGTTGTTCTTCAACCAAATGGTTCGTTCCTCAAGAAAACTCCGTTAGCTCCTTATAATGCTTCCTATTCTGCTTCAGTTACTCCAATTATTGGACAGAACTTTGTGGCTGAAGATATTTCATTGTATCTCCCGACTTCATCAAATTGGACACAGGCAATGGATAATACTTGTTCCATCCAGGCGATGTACAGTTTTGCTAACGGTCTCGCACTTGCGTCACCTTCAATTTCACAGCAGGAGGTATCATCGATCCTCTATCTTCCAGTCTCAGATTCCCTTGTGAAAATGTTTTCCTTCACCCAGAATGATCCTTCAGGATCTGATGTATATTGGAATGGATATAAAAATGGACCTGCTCGAACAGCTTGTGTAACGACAATTTCTGAGGGCAAGCCGGACTCTTCTGCGACCTTTACCATCCTTACCTATCCGAATCCTGCAGAATCGGGAGAGGTTAGAATAAGGGTTCGGTCAAACATGGACACGAATTCCTCCATAAAAATATACAATCTTGCTGCAGATATCCTTTTCAGCGATCAGCAACAGGTAACCGCATATATTAATAATGAATATGTATGGCCCATTGATAATGTGTCTTCAGGTGTGTATTTTGCAATGGTCAAAGTCGGTGGAAAAAGCGAATTAGTAAAAATAGGAATCACAAAATGAAACATAAAATAATTCTCATTGCACTTGTTTTAATTCTTTTATCAACAGCAATAGTCAATGCTGAGCAACGTAAATCAAAGGTTCTTGCTGCATTGATGTCACTGGCTGTTCCCGGTACTGGTGAACTTTATGCAAAGAACACAGCTTCGGGTTTGGCGAGTCTTGCAGCAGAAACCTTATTATGGCTGGGATATTACAGCTTCCGTGAACAAGCAAAATGGGCTGAAAACGATTATAAAAAATATGCCGAAGCATATTCAGGCACTCATCTCACAGACACCGAAGATGATTACTACACAATGCTCCAGGACTATTATTCAAGTACAGAATATAACAACTATGTGTACCTATACGCTCGAAACGGCTTGTATTATGGAAACTGGACTCAGGATGAGTATGATCAATTTCTTGATACCTATCTTTATATTGGAAATGCAGCCTGGGATTGGGGCTCAACTGATGTGTGGTACCGTTACGGAGAACTTCGTCGCGAGAAAAATAAATATCTCATTATCTCTAAATTCACCGTTGCAGGTATGCTGGTTAATCGTATTGTAAGTATGATAAAAGCTGTTTATTCTGTTCATAAATATAACAAGGGAATTACAGAAGAAAATACTCTCTCGGTCAATTGTGGGTTTGATTACATGAAGCAGAGATTTACCCTTTCTCTTGAGAAACGATTTTGATAATGAAAACGATCTTCATTGACGGCACTTCTGTCACGCTTGAACAGATCGATCTCGTTGCATCGCAAAAGGCAAGGGTAGCTCTTACTGAAGAAGCAAAGAAAAAGATACAAACATGCCGAAAATGTGTTGATGATATTATCAATAAGAATCAGGTTGTGTATGGAGTTAATACGGGTTTTGGCGCATTTAAAGATAAACGTATCTCGCGAGATAAATTAAAGGAACTCCAACGTAATCTCATTATCAGCCACTCAACAGGTGTTGGTAATTACTTACCCGTAAAGGTTGTTCGTGCTACTATGCTGCTCAGGATCAATTCCTTATCAAGCGGATATTCCGGCATCAGATTGACGACGATTGAGACCCTCATTGAAATGCTGAATAAAGGCATTCATCCTGCAGTACCGGCACAGGGATCTGTTGGTGCAAGCGGAGATCTGGCACCGATCTCTCACATCATACTCGTTCTTTCACGAGGAGAAGATTGTGAAAGAGAAGAGTACAGCGGTCGTGTGA
This window contains:
- a CDS encoding PorV/PorQ family protein yields the protein MKIKNKLGISLLLIVFFTVIFSQYAFAGSEATCIFLLIEPGSRPNGLGHSYVSIAEGGFASWWNPGGLAFQKDSELGLMHSNWFGDVIDDMYYEYLGYAQYFEGIGTVGLNITYMTYGEQEAYNAAGDPLQKFTSYEIAVGGSYGTKLSENLGIGINLKGVISGLAPLIEELMDAEGTGYTFVVDVGLLKKNLFIPKLDLGVNIQNFGPDMSYANSESKQPMPLNLKLGLSYRIFDDKYNKLTVTGDINKMMVNTDPLWKRIFTSWGDDGFKNELDSMIENIGVEYKYYNLISLRVGYVNDVAGHIQGFSFGGGISYEFSKDKELYFDFALQPAGELTANNKTFSLGVSF
- a CDS encoding tetratricopeptide repeat protein, with product MKKIIILLLLLIMHMILFAQQEPDTVSNNNQNSDKFILFINGSYSFENKLYDQAIQKLLEYAETDKSNLFAAEAMYLVGKSYAALDSIETAISILEQTYEDYPFDDFGVRSLYEIGNIYFAQKEYQKAQLYYTRFIYFNSPLKVKDEAFLQIEKCNYYSGIYKNPTEIYLKFIEKYPRSSLVPKLRFELANYYVTILDYPTAVKEYNSIIDTYPHCTWLDSVYYNLSLVHKTQNNWEETVNTTITLLNRYPDSKLKSTTYELFINGLIANHQFLQAIDTLNYIIETAPQHERNEYYQLLAQIYEELGLVKELVYIYQIMIQNETDPEKAALLRLKLELIKAQTGTGEDTLKPIDHNLNR
- a CDS encoding T9SS type A sorting domain-containing protein yields the protein MKFLKTLTYSVLILMIPFILHSKTSSYQFKKLPVQDMHKRHEKLQKLPYEVQKNIFNSDGLSEKFVSPSKDGFEDVNLLILLIDFIPDDDPNTTGDGTFDFGEWDYFEINGVRDSVQTIGSPPHDSTFYHQTVKAMQYYYQDASLGILNSFNPLQEKNFHFKIFPHQADTSYRMPQQMAYYWPDTEDYDLKSDRLIQYFKDAITTADTTEFEYTPDIIFSEYNHIMIIHAGSDWQHDVFYDTPCDIPSCYFHLRDDSIAVNDSTYFIKSGGNSPETISQDFYKNNHYIYGFGSINAELFHEFGHGLGFVDLYDTSNMYPAVGYWDIMDSGGFGSAVLIDTLQTPPDSLVIEAVLPTLPSAWSRILIWGDEFEDAGKFITVETPSEITVSAAEFPNAVHPQFVKIPINNKEYFLIENREVELDNLGAPVIKVDDITGRVPLYPMNPETEQNNHEFDYFLPTYDPYLEAETNGGLCIWHVDDYVIYDELVWIDDDWFTRFDANMVNANSTRRGVKLIEADGIEDIGNPSSYFPYGTCYEPFFKTKPGTWTPSDTNRFHNYQLAPHTFPNSFSNESINSLLEINDIGNYAVNMSFTFQYQTYDDVVSYKPVKKFNPDHELVHFTNDMFGSHILVTGSDSLIMIHDDLFGDYSSTLRKPLTQPLMLFGNQTKKYIITCQEDSLSFIDFNIMHYPPITFYGITLDRWITDSPIQISDDLIIVPSDFGLKKISFNDGSPFVVSQENTNITSIAYDPIAKELITLTHVNTIAVFDTSLALIDEYALPSSAGNYYPIVESIMKDFVQLQRIYVQDNTGSVYHISDGSLTKIFDALTYPLTNPSNISLGDVNNDGTHDIVFTDEHRIVVLQPNGSFLKKTPLAPYNASYSASVTPIIGQNFVAEDISLYLPTSSNWTQAMDNTCSIQAMYSFANGLALASPSISQQEVSSILYLPVSDSLVKMFSFTQNDPSGSDVYWNGYKNGPARTACVTTISEGKPDSSATFTILTYPNPAESGEVRIRVRSNMDTNSSIKIYNLAADILFSDQQQVTAYINNEYVWPIDNVSSGVYFAMVKVGGKSELVKIGITK